In a genomic window of Helianthus annuus cultivar XRQ/B chromosome 10, HanXRQr2.0-SUNRISE, whole genome shotgun sequence:
- the LOC110884540 gene encoding uncharacterized protein LOC110884540 isoform X1 encodes MGDTDPGTSQTLISKLDIGDPLYLPPSDSSALTIVSVKLKGTENYSVWSSSMKLALEAKNKFGFIDGKCERSTDDHVLASQWDRCNSVVLTWLLNSVSEELFLGQVFSKYASEVWEDLKETYDKIDGYVVYDLYKKINCISQSGSTVADYYNRLTTMWKQFDAMLKLPTCSCKAAKDYNDFSMLIKLMQFIMGLDDVYQPVRTNLLTREVFPSVKVAFSVVSREESHRLSSSGSKSQSVSFVSKSNQTFDSKRRVSNQRGPNPNLKCTHCNMIGHIVDRCFEVVGYPPGFKKRSNTMSGKNTFTNKSNATVGSSASTSMSTSGMPFTSEQMAKLLSLVGEKNVADTQNTNIGGENVNISSFVNCSSSVMFGSQFNWIVDSGASQHMVNNDKGMFDMFAV; translated from the coding sequence ATGGGTGATACTGATCCTGGTACTTCTCAGACTTTGATAAGTAAATTAGATATTGGAGATCCATTATATCTTCCCCCTAGTGACTCTAGTGCTTTGACTATTGTTAGTGTTAAGTTGAAAGGTACTGAAAACTATTCCGTCTGGTCTAGTTCTATGAAATTGGCTTTAGAAGCCAAGAATAAGTTTGGTTTTATTGATGGTAAATGTGAAAGATCAACTGATGATCATGTTCTTGCTAGTCAGTGGGATAGATGTAACTCTGTAGTGTTAACTTGGCTTTTAAATTCTGTGTCTGAGGAGTTATTTTTGGGTCAAGTGTTTTCTAAGTATGCTTCAGAGGTTTGGGAGGATTTAAAGGAAACCTATGATAAGATAGATGGTTATGTGGTTTATGACTTGTATAAAAAGATAAACTGTATTTCTCAAAGTGGTTCTACTGTGGCTGATTATTATAATAGGCTAACTACTATGTGGAAACAGTTTGATGCCATGCTTAAACTGCCCACATGTTCTTGTAAAGCAGCTAAAGATTATAATGATTTTTCAATGTTAATCAAACTAATGCAATTTATCATGGGATTAGATGATGTTTATCAACCAGTAAGAACTAATTTGTTAACCAGAGAAGTATTTCCATCTGTCAAGGTTGCCTTTTCTGTGGTTTCTAGGGAGGAATCACATAGATTGTCTAGCAGTGGGTCAAAAAGTCAAAGTGTATCATTTGTGTCTAAATCAAATCAGACTTTTGATTCTAAAAGAAGAGTGTCTAATCAAAGAGGACCTAATCCAAACCTAAAATGTACACACTGTAACATGATTGGTCATATTGTTGACAGATGCTTTGAGGTTGTTGGTTATCCTCCAGGTTTTAAGAAAAGATCTAACACTATGTCTGGTAAAAATACTTTCACTAATAAGTCTAATGCCACTGTTGGATCATCTGCTAGTACAAGTATGTCTACTTCTGGTATGCCTTTTACATCTGAGCAGATGGCTAAGTTGTTGAGTCTTGTTGGTGAAAAGAATGTGGCGGACACTCAAAACACTAATATAGGAGGTGAGAATGTTAATATTAGTAGTTTTGTCAATTGTTCTAGTTCTGTGATGTTTGGTAGTCAGTTTAATTGGATAGTAGATTCTGGAGCTAGTCAACATATGGTAAATAATGATAAAGGTATGTTTGATATGTTTGCAGTATGA
- the LOC110881095 gene encoding uncharacterized protein LOC110881095: protein MPPVPKYKHLSGHKKCKKSKLEEEKRKADEVKQNRIHKFFSKETQNSSSNIGEDNVGEDNVNVDEEANVGEDNMNVGDEDVYEGEDNFNATVDVEATICEDDVNPVPDIDIDIFDPRNWGGLSNDMIK from the coding sequence ATGCCTCCCGTTCCTAAATACAAACACCTATCAGGCCATAAAAAATGTAAGAAGAGTAAGCTAGAGGAAGAGAAAAGAAAAGCGGACGAAGTAAAACAAAACCGAATACACAAgtttttttcaaaagaaactcAAAATTCTAGTTCTAACATAGGTGAGGATAATGTGGGTGAAGACAATGTGAACGTAGATGAAGAAGCTAATGTAGGAGAAGACAATATGAACGTAGGTGACGAAGATGTGTACGAAGGTGAAGATAATTTTAATGCTACTGTAGATGTAGAAGCTACTATTTGTGAAGATGATGTTAATCCGGTTCCGGATATTGATATTGATATTTTTGATCCTAGAAATTGGGGTGGGCTTAGTAATGACATGATTAAATAG
- the LOC110884540 gene encoding protein LURP-one-related 15 isoform X4 → MGFEFELTSGSPQQLSKPLCVVSPQFVSPNPIHMLSGKKLLALSDGNFGVTDVNGNLMFKLKGKLLSVHGKRLLVDGAGNRILTLQKRLTSARKRWQCFRGDSTNPRDHVFSAKQVNRTQFKTSLDVFLASNRNQDIADFTVKGNWFEKRCTVYVGETTTVIAELLGFAAYRYSFGLLGRYKVGCVQVERARCRVYLSRGHSVNLV, encoded by the exons ATGGGGTTTGAATTTGAGCTAACAAGTGGCTCGCCACAACAACTCAGTAAACCACTATGTGTTGTGAGTCCACAGTTCGTGTCCCCAAACCCCATACACATGTTGAGCGGGAAGAAGTTGTTAGCTCTTTCTGATGGAAACTTTGGTGTCACTGATGTCAATGGTAACTTGATGTTCAAACTCAAAGGAAAACTATTGAGTGTTCATGGTAAACGTCTACTAGTCGATGGTGCTGGAAACCGTATCCTCACTTTGCAGAAAAGG ctaACAAGTGCACGCAAAAGGTGGCAATGCTTTAGAGGAGATAGCACAAACCCTAGAGATCATGTGTTCTCTGCTAAACAAGTTAACCGAACCCAGTTCAAGACTTCACTTGATGTATTCTTGGCCTCCAATAGGAACCAAGATATTGCTGACTTCACAGTCAAAGGCAACTGGTTTGAAAAACGTTGTACTGTTTATGTTGGAGAGACTACTACTGTCATTGCAGAG TTATTAGGCTTTGCTGCATACCGTTATTCGTTTGGTTTGTTGGGCCGGTACAAGGTCGGTTGTGTGCAGGTAGAAAGAGCAAGGTGCAGAGTGTATCTTTCCAGGGGTCATAGTGTAAATTTAGTATAG
- the LOC110884540 gene encoding uncharacterized protein LOC110884540 isoform X2 — MGDTDPGTSQTLISKLDIGDPLYLPPSDSSALTIVSVKLKGTENYSVWSSSMKLALEAKNKFGFIDGKCERSTDDHVLASQWDRCNSVVLTWLLNSVSEELFLGQVFSKYASEVWEDLKETYDKIDGYVVYDLYKKINCISQSGSTVADYYNRLTTMWKQFDAMLKLPTCSCKAAKDYNDFSMLIKLMQFIMGLDDVYQPVRTNLLTREVFPSVKVAFSVVSREESHRLSSSGSKSQSVSFVSKSNQTFDSKRRVSNQRGPNPNLKCTHCNMIGHIVDRCFEVVGYPPGFKKRSNTMSGKNTFTNKSNATVGSSASTSMSTSGMPFTSEQMAKLLSLVGEKNVADTQNTNIGV, encoded by the exons ATGGGTGATACTGATCCTGGTACTTCTCAGACTTTGATAAGTAAATTAGATATTGGAGATCCATTATATCTTCCCCCTAGTGACTCTAGTGCTTTGACTATTGTTAGTGTTAAGTTGAAAGGTACTGAAAACTATTCCGTCTGGTCTAGTTCTATGAAATTGGCTTTAGAAGCCAAGAATAAGTTTGGTTTTATTGATGGTAAATGTGAAAGATCAACTGATGATCATGTTCTTGCTAGTCAGTGGGATAGATGTAACTCTGTAGTGTTAACTTGGCTTTTAAATTCTGTGTCTGAGGAGTTATTTTTGGGTCAAGTGTTTTCTAAGTATGCTTCAGAGGTTTGGGAGGATTTAAAGGAAACCTATGATAAGATAGATGGTTATGTGGTTTATGACTTGTATAAAAAGATAAACTGTATTTCTCAAAGTGGTTCTACTGTGGCTGATTATTATAATAGGCTAACTACTATGTGGAAACAGTTTGATGCCATGCTTAAACTGCCCACATGTTCTTGTAAAGCAGCTAAAGATTATAATGATTTTTCAATGTTAATCAAACTAATGCAATTTATCATGGGATTAGATGATGTTTATCAACCAGTAAGAACTAATTTGTTAACCAGAGAAGTATTTCCATCTGTCAAGGTTGCCTTTTCTGTGGTTTCTAGGGAGGAATCACATAGATTGTCTAGCAGTGGGTCAAAAAGTCAAAGTGTATCATTTGTGTCTAAATCAAATCAGACTTTTGATTCTAAAAGAAGAGTGTCTAATCAAAGAGGACCTAATCCAAACCTAAAATGTACACACTGTAACATGATTGGTCATATTGTTGACAGATGCTTTGAGGTTGTTGGTTATCCTCCAGGTTTTAAGAAAAGATCTAACACTATGTCTGGTAAAAATACTTTCACTAATAAGTCTAATGCCACTGTTGGATCATCTGCTAGTACAAGTATGTCTACTTCTGGTATGCCTTTTACATCTGAGCAGATGGCTAAGTTGTTGAGTCTTGTTGGTGAAAAGAATGTGGCGGACACTCAAAACACTAATATAGGAG TATGA
- the LOC110884540 gene encoding protein LURP-one-related 15 isoform X3, with the protein MGFEFELTSGSPQQLSKPLCVVSPQFVSPNPIHMLSGKKLLALSDGNFGVTDVNGNLMFKLKGKLLSVHGKRLLVDGAGNRILTLQKRLTSARKRWQCFRGDSTNPRDHVFSAKQVNRTQFKTSLDVFLASNRNQDIADFTVKGNWFEKRCTVYVGETTTVIAEINKKQNAQFMAFGVDNYTITVYPSVDYVFVVALIAILNEINDDKDDDDEK; encoded by the exons ATGGGGTTTGAATTTGAGCTAACAAGTGGCTCGCCACAACAACTCAGTAAACCACTATGTGTTGTGAGTCCACAGTTCGTGTCCCCAAACCCCATACACATGTTGAGCGGGAAGAAGTTGTTAGCTCTTTCTGATGGAAACTTTGGTGTCACTGATGTCAATGGTAACTTGATGTTCAAACTCAAAGGAAAACTATTGAGTGTTCATGGTAAACGTCTACTAGTCGATGGTGCTGGAAACCGTATCCTCACTTTGCAGAAAAGG ctaACAAGTGCACGCAAAAGGTGGCAATGCTTTAGAGGAGATAGCACAAACCCTAGAGATCATGTGTTCTCTGCTAAACAAGTTAACCGAACCCAGTTCAAGACTTCACTTGATGTATTCTTGGCCTCCAATAGGAACCAAGATATTGCTGACTTCACAGTCAAAGGCAACTGGTTTGAAAAACGTTGTACTGTTTATGTTGGAGAGACTACTACTGTCATTGCAGAG ATCAACAAGAAACAAAATGCTCAGTTCATGGCTTTTGGAGTCGACAATTATACTATTACGGTTTATCCAAGTGTTGATTACGTGTTCGTTGTTGCACTCATAGCAATTCTTAATGAGATTaatgatgataaagatgatgatgatgagaaatGA